A genomic region of Nocardioides plantarum contains the following coding sequences:
- a CDS encoding PQQ-dependent sugar dehydrogenase, whose translation MQRRLSGVLAAVAASSVTLSLAAVGGLTSPAAGHPGHDDPPDPVPDAQFQKVTLNDRPGEPMDLAVLPNGDVLHTTRAGVIWHNDAETGVNSIAARVPVYNHDEEGLQSIALDPGFDGKKNSWVYLYYSPKLDTPADDPTTASINEGDAPLDGTKADFAPYKGVIRVSKFKLVNDKVKLNTERPVIDVPVDRGICCHVGGDIVFDSKGNLILATGDDSNPFESDGYVPLDERPNRNPAFDAQRTAANTNDLRGKILRIKPGKRGGYTIPAGNLFRPGKAKTRPEIYAMGLRNPFRIEIHPRTDKLWVGDYSPDSKTPDPARGPDGKGKWVQIEKPANFGWPYCATDELPYVDYDFATKTSGKPFNCAAPRNTSPNNTGLVKLPPVEKPEIFYGFGVSPEFPELGTGGISPMAGPAYQYDVRKTRGKTPVAWPEQYDNTPLLYEWSRDYIKGIHLDGGEVAAIEDVIPGIVVDNPMDMEFGPDGALYVLEYGDGYFAENPDAQLSRIDFIGAKGNHSPEPKVTATPSAGLAPLKVKFSSAGTTDADGDQLKYAWDFDGDGRVDSTAKNPSHTYRDEGSYRATLTVTDVGGKHRGRHASADVDIVVGNQTPVVEFVTPTPDDTFQFGDTVSYEVTVTDDTEVDCSKVTVTYILGHDSHGHPQSTANGCTGTLTTTVPGGHDPGQDDLSAVFVAQYDDGELTGSAEVRLEPTTAP comes from the coding sequence GTGCAACGACGTCTCTCGGGCGTGCTGGCCGCGGTCGCAGCCAGTTCGGTCACCCTGTCCCTCGCCGCCGTCGGCGGCCTCACCTCTCCCGCGGCCGGTCACCCCGGCCACGACGATCCTCCGGACCCGGTGCCGGACGCCCAGTTCCAGAAGGTCACCCTCAACGACCGTCCCGGCGAGCCGATGGACCTCGCCGTGCTTCCCAACGGCGACGTCCTGCACACGACGCGCGCGGGGGTCATCTGGCACAACGACGCCGAGACCGGGGTCAACTCGATCGCCGCCCGCGTCCCCGTCTACAACCACGACGAGGAGGGCTTGCAGAGCATCGCCCTCGACCCCGGCTTCGACGGCAAGAAGAACTCCTGGGTCTACCTCTACTACTCACCCAAGCTCGACACACCGGCCGACGACCCGACCACCGCCTCGATCAACGAGGGCGACGCGCCGCTCGACGGCACCAAGGCCGACTTCGCGCCGTACAAGGGCGTCATCCGGGTCTCGAAGTTCAAGCTCGTCAACGACAAGGTCAAGCTCAACACCGAACGCCCGGTGATCGACGTGCCCGTCGACCGGGGCATCTGCTGCCACGTCGGCGGCGACATCGTCTTCGACTCCAAGGGCAACCTGATCCTCGCCACCGGCGACGACTCCAACCCCTTCGAGTCCGACGGCTACGTTCCGCTCGACGAGCGCCCCAACCGCAACCCGGCCTTCGACGCCCAGCGCACCGCCGCCAACACCAACGACCTGCGCGGCAAGATCCTGCGGATCAAGCCCGGCAAGCGCGGCGGCTACACCATCCCCGCGGGCAACCTGTTCCGCCCGGGCAAGGCCAAGACGCGCCCCGAGATCTACGCCATGGGGCTGCGCAACCCGTTCCGCATCGAGATCCACCCGCGCACCGACAAGCTGTGGGTGGGCGACTACTCGCCCGACTCCAAGACGCCCGACCCCGCCCGCGGCCCCGACGGCAAGGGCAAGTGGGTGCAGATCGAGAAGCCGGCCAACTTCGGCTGGCCCTACTGCGCCACCGACGAGCTGCCCTACGTCGACTACGACTTCGCCACCAAGACCTCCGGCAAGCCGTTCAACTGCGCCGCGCCGCGCAACACCTCGCCCAACAACACCGGTCTGGTCAAGCTGCCGCCGGTCGAGAAGCCCGAGATCTTCTACGGCTTCGGCGTCTCGCCCGAGTTCCCCGAGCTCGGCACCGGCGGCATCTCGCCGATGGCCGGTCCCGCCTACCAGTACGACGTGCGCAAGACCCGCGGCAAGACGCCGGTCGCCTGGCCCGAGCAGTACGACAACACGCCGCTGCTCTACGAGTGGAGCCGTGACTACATCAAGGGCATCCACCTCGACGGGGGCGAGGTCGCCGCGATCGAGGACGTGATCCCCGGCATCGTCGTGGACAACCCGATGGACATGGAGTTCGGCCCCGACGGCGCCCTCTACGTGCTCGAGTACGGCGACGGCTACTTCGCCGAGAACCCCGACGCCCAGCTCTCGCGCATCGACTTCATCGGCGCCAAGGGCAACCACAGCCCCGAGCCGAAGGTCACCGCCACTCCCTCGGCCGGTCTGGCCCCGCTGAAGGTCAAGTTCTCCAGCGCTGGCACCACCGACGCCGACGGCGACCAGCTCAAGTACGCGTGGGACTTCGACGGCGACGGCCGCGTCGACAGCACTGCCAAGAACCCGTCGCACACCTACCGTGACGAAGGCAGCTACCGCGCGACGCTCACCGTCACCGACGTCGGCGGCAAGCACCGCGGCCGGCACGCATCGGCCGACGTCGACATCGTCGTGGGCAACCAGACGCCGGTCGTCGAGTTCGTGACGCCCACGCCCGACGACACCTTCCAGTTCGGCGACACCGTGTCCTACGAGGTGACGGTCACCGACGACACCGAGGTCGACTGCAGCAAGGTCACCGTGACCTACATCCTGGGTCACGACAGCCACGGCCACCCGCAGAGCACGGCCAACGGCTGCACCGGCACGCTCACCACCAC
- a CDS encoding ROK family transcriptional regulator, translating to MPHSLSGRAETAMQARVLAELRDHGPLSRTELGERLEVSRTTIGAEVGRLAEIGLAHETGPAVSRGGRRSTMVDLAADIRFVGIAIGATGLVVGVTDGRLAVLATEHVPGDIRRGPDAVLGVALEAVRRLLRDLGVEHPMGVGVGVPGPVDFGRGVPVAPPLMPGWDGYPVRDTLARELGCPAVLDNDVNVMAVGERHAGVARHARDFLFVKIGTGIGCGVVVDGDLYRGVNGCAGDIGHMQVRGDGRRCVCGNLDCLEAYAGGAALAEDATAAALRGRSPVLAEMLAERGHLTAEDIGTAVARGDLEAATLLRESGQRVGQVVAGLVSFFNPGLIVIGGRVSGLGHALLAEIRGTAYQRSLPLATGNLPIVLSELPERGGVIGAARLVSSTVFAAAST from the coding sequence GTGCCGCACTCCCTCTCCGGTCGCGCCGAGACCGCGATGCAGGCCCGGGTGCTCGCCGAGCTGCGCGACCACGGCCCGCTGTCACGCACCGAGCTCGGGGAGCGGCTCGAGGTGTCGCGGACCACGATCGGCGCCGAGGTGGGCCGGCTGGCCGAGATCGGGCTCGCCCACGAGACCGGGCCCGCCGTCTCGCGCGGCGGACGCCGTTCGACGATGGTCGACCTGGCCGCCGACATCCGGTTCGTCGGGATCGCCATCGGGGCCACCGGCCTCGTGGTGGGGGTCACCGACGGCCGCCTGGCGGTCCTGGCCACCGAGCACGTGCCGGGCGACATCCGCCGTGGGCCCGACGCGGTGCTCGGTGTCGCGCTGGAGGCGGTACGACGGTTGCTGCGCGACCTCGGCGTCGAGCACCCCATGGGGGTGGGAGTCGGCGTCCCCGGCCCGGTCGACTTCGGGCGGGGCGTGCCGGTGGCCCCGCCGCTGATGCCCGGCTGGGACGGCTACCCGGTGCGCGACACGCTCGCGCGCGAGCTCGGCTGCCCGGCGGTGCTCGACAACGACGTCAACGTGATGGCGGTGGGCGAGCGGCACGCCGGAGTGGCCCGTCACGCCCGCGACTTCCTCTTCGTCAAGATCGGGACCGGCATCGGCTGCGGCGTGGTCGTCGACGGCGACCTCTACCGCGGGGTCAACGGCTGCGCCGGGGACATCGGGCACATGCAGGTCCGCGGCGACGGCCGACGCTGCGTCTGCGGCAACCTCGACTGCCTCGAGGCCTACGCCGGGGGAGCGGCCCTGGCCGAGGACGCCACCGCCGCCGCTCTCCGGGGCCGGTCGCCGGTCCTGGCCGAGATGCTCGCCGAGCGCGGCCACCTCACCGCCGAGGACATCGGTACGGCGGTGGCCCGCGGCGACCTGGAGGCCGCCACCCTGCTCCGCGAGAGCGGGCAGCGGGTCGGCCAGGTGGTCGCCGGGCTGGTGTCGTTCTTCAACCCGGGGCTCATCGTCATCGGCGGACGGGTGAGCGGCCTGGGGCACGCCCTGCTCGCCGAGATCCGTGGGACTGCCTACCAACGCTCGCTCCCACTGGCCACCGGCAACCTCCCGATCGTGCTCAGCGAGCTGCCCGAGCGGGGCGGGGTGATCGGGGCCGCCCGCCTGGTCAGCTCGACGGTCTTCGCGGCGGCCTCGACCTGA